One genomic window of Helicobacter canis includes the following:
- the thyX gene encoding FAD-dependent thymidylate synthase, with the protein MNPNITLLHHTPLEVCSHAIRTCWSSFDKGDCGGEKDRELINRVGNILKHASVLESLVYSFFIQGISRACLQELARHRIASYSVKSSRYTLAELKRADISTLEKASKFIKLTSNDKVNQASHKALQNLKELLLDSSTTNDVAKYAMPECYLTELTWTINARSLQNFLTLRTSKHALWEIQELSLCIYEALPQEHKYLFEKCVENSKGDGDV; encoded by the coding sequence ATGAATCCAAACATAACACTACTACACCACACACCGCTAGAAGTATGCTCACACGCTATACGCACTTGCTGGAGTAGCTTTGATAAAGGTGATTGTGGTGGGGAGAAAGATAGAGAGCTTATCAATCGCGTGGGGAATATATTAAAGCACGCCTCAGTCCTAGAGAGTCTAGTGTATAGCTTTTTCATACAAGGAATATCACGCGCGTGCTTACAAGAGCTAGCCCGCCACCGCATAGCTAGCTACTCTGTAAAGTCTAGTAGATACACACTAGCAGAGCTAAAAAGGGCAGATATATCCACACTAGAGAAAGCAAGCAAGTTTATCAAGCTTACAAGCAATGACAAGGTAAATCAAGCGAGCCACAAGGCATTGCAGAATCTAAAGGAGTTGCTACTAGACTCTAGCACCACAAATGATGTAGCTAAATATGCTATGCCAGAGTGCTATTTAACCGAGCTTACTTGGACTATCAATGCACGAAGCTTGCAAAACTTCCTAACACTACGCACAAGTAAGCACGCATTGTGGGAGATACAAGAGCTATCATTGTGTATATATGAAGCATTGCCACAAGAGCATAAGTATTTGTTTGAGAAGTGCGTGGAGAATAGCAAAGGAGATGGCGATGTATAA
- the fliR gene encoding flagellar biosynthetic protein FliR: protein MEFLAYLTEGNVIVFLLLLLRFSAILTFFPFFDSQLVPISVRGAMAVFLTIAFLPLAHSSATIATLPDLLLAAFMEVALGFMASLALQIVFNALFIAGDSISFSMGMTMASAYDPSSGNTKPIIVQVIMLSALVLALMLNFHHLILRFVAFTLEMLPIGQVSFSPNLANYLIRAFGSMFALGFAMAFPVLGVILLADIVFGMIMKTHSQFNLFSFGFPLKIGIAFIVVILIIPGILYHFKTDLYEAFKALSIVFSRH, encoded by the coding sequence ATGGAGTTTCTCGCATATCTCACAGAGGGCAATGTCATTGTGTTTTTGCTGCTTTTGCTGCGGTTTAGCGCGATTTTGACATTTTTCCCATTTTTTGACTCTCAGCTTGTGCCTATCTCGGTGCGTGGGGCTATGGCGGTTTTTTTGACCATTGCATTTCTGCCTTTGGCGCATTCAAGCGCGACTATCGCCACTTTGCCTGATTTGCTGCTAGCGGCGTTTATGGAGGTAGCCCTTGGCTTTATGGCATCGCTTGCGCTGCAAATCGTCTTTAACGCGCTGTTTATCGCAGGCGATAGCATAAGCTTCTCTATGGGTATGACTATGGCAAGTGCCTATGATCCATCAAGCGGCAATACCAAGCCCATCATCGTGCAGGTGATTATGCTAAGTGCGCTTGTGCTAGCCCTAATGCTTAATTTTCATCATCTAATTTTGCGCTTTGTGGCTTTCACGCTAGAGATGCTCCCCATAGGGCAAGTAAGCTTCTCGCCAAATCTTGCAAACTACCTTATCCGCGCGTTTGGGAGTATGTTTGCGCTGGGCTTTGCTATGGCGTTTCCGGTGCTTGGGGTGATCTTGCTTGCGGATATTGTCTTTGGTATGATTATGAAGACCCACTCGCAATTTAATCTCTTCTCCTTTGGATTTCCACTCAAAATTGGCATAGCATTTATCGTTGTTATTTTAATCATACCTGGGATTTTGTATCATTTCAAAACAGATTTATATGAAGCGTTTAAGGCGTTAAGCATTGTCTTTTCACGCCATTAG